One genomic window of Candidatus Methylomirabilota bacterium includes the following:
- a CDS encoding ABC transporter ATP-binding protein, with product MPTLFIEELSRTFPGVRGGPPTRAIEPTSLRVADNDFICLLGPSGCGKSTLLRIVAGLDHPTTGHVLLDGEPVTGPGADRGMVFQSYTLFPWLTVEENIGFGLREKGTAAAERRRIIAHYIERVGLGGFEHHYPRMLSGGMQQRTALARALANDPKVLLLDEPFGALDNQTRALMQELLLGIWEADRKTVLFVTHDIEEAIFIANRVAVMTARPGRIKSDIAIDLPHPRHYTVKTTPEFSAYKARLTEEIRIESIRAVEMGA from the coding sequence GTGCCCACCCTCTTCATCGAGGAGCTGAGCCGGACTTTTCCGGGCGTGCGCGGCGGGCCGCCGACGCGGGCCATCGAGCCGACCTCACTCCGCGTCGCCGACAACGACTTCATCTGCCTGCTCGGACCGTCCGGCTGCGGCAAATCGACGCTGCTGCGCATCGTGGCCGGGCTCGATCACCCCACCACGGGACACGTGCTCCTCGACGGCGAGCCCGTGACCGGACCGGGCGCCGATCGCGGCATGGTGTTCCAGTCCTACACCCTCTTCCCCTGGCTCACCGTCGAGGAGAATATCGGGTTCGGTCTGCGCGAGAAGGGCACGGCCGCCGCCGAGCGCCGGCGCATCATCGCGCACTACATCGAGCGCGTGGGCCTGGGCGGCTTCGAGCACCACTATCCGCGAATGCTCTCGGGAGGCATGCAGCAGCGGACCGCGCTGGCCCGGGCCCTCGCCAATGATCCGAAGGTGCTCCTGCTCGACGAGCCCTTCGGGGCCCTGGACAACCAGACCCGTGCCCTCATGCAAGAGCTCTTGCTCGGGATCTGGGAGGCCGACCGCAAGACCGTCCTCTTCGTGACCCACGACATCGAGGAGGCCATCTTCATCGCCAACCGCGTCGCCGTCATGACCGCCCGCCCGGGACGGATCAAGAGCGACATCGCGATCGATCTGCCCCACCCGCGCCACTACACGGTCAAGACCACGCCCGAGTTCTCCGCGTACAAGGCGCGCCTCACCGAGGAGATCCGCATCGAGTCCATCCGCGCGGTCGAGATGGGAGCATAG
- a CDS encoding DUF1992 domain-containing protein yields MTERKPPGTSWESWIEQQIQRAREEGEFDHLPGAGKPLPDLTAPYDPLWWQKKLMQREQISALPTALELLRKVETELAALPRLRDEAEVRRRLQTLNAEIAKVNSRGAEGPPSRLGPLDVEAVVAEWRARSPIERSSS; encoded by the coding sequence ATGACCGAGCGCAAGCCTCCGGGCACCTCGTGGGAGTCGTGGATCGAGCAGCAGATTCAGCGCGCCCGGGAAGAGGGCGAATTCGATCACCTTCCCGGGGCGGGCAAGCCATTGCCCGATCTCACGGCGCCCTATGATCCCCTGTGGTGGCAGAAGAAGCTCATGCAGAGAGAGCAGATATCGGCGTTGCCCACGGCGCTCGAGCTTCTGCGAAAAGTCGAAACCGAGCTGGCGGCGCTCCCGCGGCTACGTGACGAAGCCGAGGTCAGGCGGCGGCTGCAGACCCTCAACGCCGAGATCGCCAAGGTGAACTCACGAGGCGCCGAAGGGCCTCCCTCTCGCCTGGGCCCTCTGGATGTCGAGGCCGTCGTGGCGGAGTGGCGCGCCCGCTCGCCGATCGAACGCTCCTCCAGCTAG
- a CDS encoding ABC transporter ATP-binding protein: MALLTVIDLTRDFGGLRAVAGFSFQVEGGEILGLIGPNGAGKTTVFNLITGFLRPTSGQILIERRSIVGLRPHAVIRQGIARTFQVVKPFPKLSVRENVTLAAFTHERTRRRAEAVASGLLERVGLGDRLGTPAADLTLSGQKRLEIARALATRPRVLLLDEPMGGLNPREVDEASALVKGIRADGVAVVLVEHVMKAIMRISDRVVVIHHGEKIADGAPDRVVQDPSVIAAYLGTRRS; this comes from the coding sequence TTGGCGCTCCTGACCGTCATCGATCTGACCCGCGACTTCGGCGGTCTCCGCGCCGTGGCCGGCTTCTCCTTCCAGGTCGAGGGCGGGGAGATTCTGGGGCTCATCGGGCCCAATGGCGCGGGCAAGACCACGGTCTTCAACTTGATCACCGGCTTCCTGCGCCCGACATCGGGTCAGATACTAATCGAGCGACGGAGCATCGTCGGCCTGCGGCCTCATGCCGTCATCCGGCAGGGCATTGCCCGGACCTTCCAGGTGGTGAAGCCTTTCCCCAAGCTCTCCGTGAGAGAGAACGTCACCCTGGCCGCTTTCACCCACGAGCGGACACGGCGGCGCGCGGAAGCTGTGGCCTCTGGCCTCCTGGAACGCGTGGGACTGGGAGACCGGCTGGGCACCCCCGCCGCCGATCTCACCCTGAGCGGGCAGAAGCGCCTCGAGATCGCGCGGGCCCTGGCCACCCGCCCGAGGGTCCTTCTCCTCGACGAGCCCATGGGAGGCCTCAATCCTCGCGAGGTGGACGAGGCGTCAGCTCTCGTCAAGGGGATACGCGCCGACGGCGTCGCCGTCGTCCTCGTCGAGCACGTGATGAAGGCCATCATGCGCATCTCCGATCGCGTGGTGGTGATTCACCACGGGGAGAAGATCGCGGATGGCGCGCCGGATCGCGTGGTCCAGGACCCGAGCGTGATCGCGGCCTACCTCGGCACGCGGAGAAGCTGA
- a CDS encoding DUF4349 domain-containing protein has protein sequence MRSWLKPVSSFGTALYQAVRSRPSLALLFVALVAVTAVASLRFLEPHRAATSPPVYRPANRLFDEEQAAFGGMVASRRGIVPSSSPPTNATDAVSDGWGRRIIRRATLDVELADVEQGVARLTSVVESVGGFISSTETQVDQKGTARATVTAYIPPAHFARVLGGLDGVGRVTRRSIGGQDVSEEFVDLEARLRNFERHEAQLLSFMGKAQKVQDLLSLENELARVRGEIERTAGRLRFLKARTDLATIQVALVRAPLVVPPDGLFPRFVEQVKQAFAEGWSTAFALALAAAVLAAQLSPLAIPALCAWVIYRRRTGRRSNALTPPPLEGA, from the coding sequence ATGCGATCCTGGCTGAAGCCCGTTTCTTCATTCGGCACCGCCCTGTACCAAGCTGTTCGCTCGAGGCCGAGCCTCGCTCTGCTCTTCGTCGCGCTCGTTGCGGTGACGGCGGTCGCGAGTCTCCGGTTTCTCGAACCCCATCGCGCGGCCACGTCACCACCCGTCTACCGCCCGGCCAACCGGCTCTTCGACGAGGAGCAGGCAGCGTTCGGAGGGATGGTGGCGTCCCGTCGCGGCATCGTGCCCTCTTCCTCGCCGCCGACCAATGCGACGGATGCCGTGTCCGATGGCTGGGGCCGCCGCATCATCCGGCGCGCGACCCTCGACGTCGAGCTGGCCGACGTCGAGCAGGGCGTGGCCCGGCTTACCAGCGTCGTGGAGTCGGTCGGCGGCTTCATCAGCTCCACCGAGACCCAGGTGGACCAGAAAGGCACGGCGCGGGCGACCGTCACTGCCTACATCCCGCCTGCGCACTTCGCGCGGGTGCTGGGCGGCCTCGATGGGGTCGGGCGCGTGACGCGACGCTCGATCGGCGGCCAGGACGTGAGCGAGGAATTCGTCGACCTCGAGGCGCGCCTCCGGAACTTCGAGCGCCACGAGGCGCAGCTCTTGAGCTTCATGGGCAAGGCCCAGAAAGTCCAGGATCTGCTGAGCCTCGAGAACGAGCTGGCGCGGGTGCGCGGCGAGATCGAGCGCACGGCAGGACGCCTGCGCTTCCTCAAGGCCCGGACCGACCTCGCCACCATCCAGGTGGCCCTCGTGCGAGCCCCACTCGTCGTTCCCCCGGACGGCCTGTTCCCCCGCTTTGTCGAGCAAGTGAAGCAGGCCTTCGCCGAGGGGTGGTCGACGGCGTTCGCCTTGGCCCTCGCCGCCGCGGTCCTGGCCGCCCAACTGAGCCCGCTCGCCATCCCCGCGCTTTGCGCCTGGGTGATCTATCGCCGCAGAACGGGACGACGGTCGAACGCGCTGACTCCACCCCCCCTGGAAGGAGCGTGA
- a CDS encoding branched-chain amino acid ABC transporter permease, with protein MSRAAAVALVVILMMAPPLLTANSFLLHLGITMLLWTLLGASWNLLGGFAGQVSFGHATFFGVGAYATMLLYLRLGLAPWYGLALGGLAAMLVSLPIGLICFRLRGPYFSLSTLAVAEIVRLVALNWEALTNGPVGLLITGLPSVALGGRVINWESKLPFYCVIAALAALAMAATRQLSRARLGAYLVAIREDEDAAEAIGIDTVRAKVLTLALSAFFTGLGGGFYGFYYRYVDPDAVFPIALSVEMVFIAVVGGLSTVVGPVIGAVFLTSIGELFRERFQVGHLIFYGLFMMLAIRYLPEGIWGSLRRALAGRPRAEPWRS; from the coding sequence GTGAGCCGCGCGGCCGCCGTCGCCCTCGTCGTCATCCTCATGATGGCACCGCCGTTGCTCACGGCAAACTCTTTCCTCCTCCACCTGGGCATCACCATGCTGCTGTGGACGCTGCTCGGCGCGTCGTGGAATCTCCTCGGCGGCTTCGCGGGCCAGGTCTCTTTCGGGCACGCGACCTTCTTCGGAGTGGGCGCCTACGCCACCATGCTGCTCTACCTCCGCCTCGGCCTGGCCCCGTGGTACGGGCTGGCCCTGGGCGGCCTCGCGGCGATGCTCGTCTCGCTGCCCATCGGACTGATCTGTTTCCGCCTCCGGGGGCCTTACTTCTCGCTGTCCACCCTCGCGGTGGCGGAGATCGTGAGACTGGTGGCCCTCAACTGGGAAGCGCTCACCAACGGTCCCGTGGGTCTCTTGATCACGGGGCTGCCGAGCGTGGCCCTGGGCGGGCGGGTCATCAACTGGGAGAGCAAGCTCCCTTTCTATTGCGTCATCGCCGCTCTGGCCGCGCTGGCCATGGCCGCGACCCGGCAACTCTCACGCGCGAGGCTGGGCGCCTATCTGGTGGCCATCCGCGAAGATGAAGACGCCGCGGAGGCAATCGGGATCGACACGGTGCGAGCCAAGGTGCTCACCCTCGCCCTCTCCGCCTTCTTCACGGGGCTGGGGGGCGGCTTCTACGGCTTCTACTACCGTTACGTGGACCCGGATGCCGTGTTTCCCATCGCGCTCTCCGTGGAGATGGTCTTCATCGCGGTGGTGGGCGGGCTTTCCACCGTGGTGGGCCCGGTGATCGGGGCCGTGTTCCTCACCAGCATCGGCGAGCTGTTCCGCGAGCGCTTCCAGGTCGGCCACCTGATCTTCTACGGGCTGTTCATGATGCTCGCGATCCGTTATCTGCCCGAAGGGATATGGGGCAGTCTGCGGCGCGCCTTGGCGGGCCGTCCGAGAGCCGAGCCTTGGCGCTCCTGA
- a CDS encoding RidA family protein, with translation MAKDVRPLHHADRRRDVMMPYAPALLVRRGSLVFLSGVTAAPVYHSHPHREEEFDLPQTMREQAVLAMENLKKTLEAAGCTLGDMVSATRYLTDVSEQDDLNRVWADYLAGHLPTTTTVEVSRLATHRNCKIEISAIAVADSAPPEKPRRRRIARRAPKGRRQ, from the coding sequence ATGGCCAAAGACGTGCGCCCCCTGCACCACGCCGACCGCCGACGGGACGTGATGATGCCCTACGCGCCGGCCCTGCTCGTCCGCCGCGGGAGCCTGGTCTTCCTCTCGGGTGTCACCGCGGCGCCCGTCTACCACAGCCATCCGCACCGCGAGGAGGAGTTCGACCTGCCCCAGACCATGCGCGAGCAGGCCGTGCTCGCCATGGAGAACCTGAAAAAGACGCTCGAGGCTGCGGGCTGCACGCTGGGCGACATGGTGTCCGCCACGCGCTATCTCACCGACGTGAGCGAGCAGGACGATCTCAACCGGGTCTGGGCCGATTATCTGGCCGGGCACCTGCCGACCACGACCACCGTGGAGGTCTCGAGGCTCGCCACCCATCGCAACTGCAAGATCGAGATCAGCGCCATCGCCGTCGCCGACTCCGCGCCACCCGAGAAGCCCCGCAGACGCCGGATCGCGCGACGCGCTCCGAAAGGACGACGCCAGTGA
- a CDS encoding SDR family NAD(P)-dependent oxidoreductase, with translation MGLLEGKVAIITGASKGIGRVMSLRFAREGASVVCAARSADLVRETAAQVSAAGGKAIAVVGDAAIEADVRRLVAESLKAFGKIDVLVNNAGDGGATKPVQDYSMEDWRYTIDSCLTSSYLCTRFVVPEMIKAGGGAIVNISSGAGRRGLPYRIGYCSAKAGQVGMTYGMALELAPHGIRVNCVAPGAVDGDRIDRVIAGQAEVKGISVEAQRKSMIERMPLRRFVTAEDIVDATLFLASDMSRSVSGQVVAVNAGEPAG, from the coding sequence ATGGGCTTGCTCGAGGGAAAGGTCGCTATCATCACGGGAGCGTCCAAGGGCATCGGGCGCGTCATGAGCCTGCGCTTCGCGCGCGAGGGGGCCAGCGTGGTCTGTGCCGCCCGCTCGGCCGATCTCGTCAGGGAGACGGCGGCGCAGGTGAGCGCGGCGGGCGGCAAGGCCATCGCGGTGGTGGGCGACGCCGCCATCGAGGCCGACGTGCGACGCCTCGTCGCCGAGAGCCTCAAAGCGTTCGGGAAGATCGACGTCCTCGTGAACAATGCGGGCGACGGCGGAGCCACCAAGCCCGTGCAGGACTATTCGATGGAGGACTGGCGCTACACCATCGACTCCTGTCTCACCAGCTCCTACCTCTGCACCCGCTTCGTGGTGCCGGAGATGATCAAGGCGGGGGGCGGCGCCATCGTGAACATCTCCTCGGGGGCGGGCCGGCGCGGCCTGCCCTACCGCATCGGCTACTGCTCGGCCAAGGCGGGGCAGGTGGGCATGACGTATGGCATGGCCCTCGAGCTGGCGCCCCACGGGATCCGCGTCAACTGCGTCGCTCCCGGCGCGGTGGATGGCGATCGCATCGACCGGGTCATCGCGGGCCAGGCTGAGGTCAAGGGGATCTCCGTGGAAGCCCAGCGCAAGTCGATGATCGAGCGCATGCCGCTGAGGCGTTTCGTGACGGCCGAGGACATCGTCGACGCCACGCTGTTCCTCGCCAGCGACATGTCGCGGAGCGTCTCCGGCCAGGTCGTGGCCGTCAATGCCGGCGAGCCCGCGGGCTGA
- a CDS encoding branched-chain amino acid ABC transporter permease has translation MDTFFQSLVSGVLTGSLYAMIGVGLTVVFGVMRIINLAHGDLVMLGMYGAFWSHVLWRIDPFISLVLWVPLMFLGGTLVYRFLLRSIIPGGELNTLLYTAGFSLLIANVALFSWTGDYRTIKLPYAITPLRPFGIAVPIPLALAFALATAITLALYLFLARTDLGRAIRATSQNPEAAALMGIDAGRVSMVTFGLGSALAGAAGILLAPSLYLYPTVGEILIAKCFVIVVLGGLGSVAGAIAGGILLGLVESLGAVYVSVAYKDTIGFVIFLLVLLFRPSGLFGVGKS, from the coding sequence GTGGACACCTTCTTTCAGAGTCTGGTCAGCGGCGTTCTGACCGGCTCGCTCTACGCCATGATCGGCGTGGGGCTGACCGTGGTCTTCGGCGTCATGCGCATCATCAACCTGGCCCACGGCGACCTCGTGATGCTCGGCATGTACGGGGCCTTCTGGAGCCACGTCCTGTGGCGGATCGATCCCTTCATCTCCCTCGTGCTCTGGGTTCCCCTCATGTTCCTGGGGGGGACGCTCGTCTATCGCTTCCTCCTGCGCTCGATCATCCCCGGGGGAGAGCTCAATACCCTGCTCTACACGGCGGGCTTCTCTCTTCTCATCGCCAACGTCGCGCTCTTCTCGTGGACGGGCGACTACCGCACGATCAAGCTGCCCTACGCGATCACGCCTCTCCGACCGTTCGGCATCGCCGTGCCGATCCCCCTGGCCCTCGCTTTCGCCCTGGCCACCGCCATCACGCTGGCCCTCTACCTCTTCCTCGCTCGTACCGACCTCGGCCGCGCCATCCGCGCCACCAGTCAGAACCCCGAGGCGGCGGCCTTGATGGGGATCGACGCCGGGCGCGTCAGCATGGTCACCTTCGGTCTGGGGAGTGCCCTCGCCGGGGCCGCGGGAATCCTCCTGGCGCCTTCGCTGTACCTCTACCCGACGGTGGGAGAGATCCTCATCGCCAAATGCTTCGTCATCGTGGTTCTCGGCGGCCTCGGCTCCGTGGCCGGAGCCATCGCGGGAGGGATCCTCCTCGGCCTCGTCGAGTCACTGGGCGCCGTGTACGTCTCCGTGGCCTACAAGGACACCATCGGCTTCGTCATCTTCCTGCTCGTGCTGCTCTTCCGCCCCTCGGGCCTCTTCGGCGTCGGCAAATCGTGA
- a CDS encoding enolase C-terminal domain-like protein, with amino-acid sequence MKITDVHLTLFGWDDIPATTYGRHTGKFSGKSQLGLVTIETDEGVKGHAFLGSSMRGAHMDGQSLIQYLKPVVLNQDPLERERLYQAMWHKNRQTTYRAIGAMDVALWDIAGKVAGLPIYRLLGSYRESAPAYASSAVLPSKEAYAEEAARFKAEGWTAYKIHPPTDPVVDAEVCRTVRRAVGEGFTVMLDSTWAYQYPEALRVGKVVEELGFHWYEDPLADDDLLSYVKLKQHLAIPILATEYSPGGLTAYAPWLVHQATDYLRGDVAVKGGITALVKAAHLAEAFHMNFEIHHGGNSLNNVANLHVTMAIGNCEFFEVLLPAGAQKYGLAEDIEIDKGGLVHAFKGPGLGAVIDFGLIERKKIAVLT; translated from the coding sequence ATGAAGATCACCGACGTCCATCTCACGCTGTTCGGCTGGGACGATATTCCCGCCACCACGTACGGCCGGCACACCGGGAAGTTCAGCGGCAAGAGCCAGCTCGGCCTCGTGACCATCGAGACCGACGAGGGCGTCAAGGGCCACGCCTTCCTCGGCTCCTCGATGCGCGGCGCGCACATGGACGGGCAATCGCTCATCCAGTACCTGAAGCCCGTCGTGCTCAACCAGGACCCGCTCGAGCGCGAGCGCCTGTACCAGGCGATGTGGCACAAGAACCGCCAGACCACCTATCGCGCGATCGGGGCCATGGACGTGGCCCTCTGGGACATCGCGGGCAAGGTGGCGGGGCTGCCCATCTACCGCCTGCTCGGCTCGTACCGTGAGAGCGCTCCCGCCTACGCGAGCTCGGCCGTGCTGCCGAGCAAGGAGGCGTACGCGGAGGAAGCGGCCCGCTTCAAGGCCGAGGGCTGGACGGCCTACAAGATCCATCCGCCCACCGATCCCGTCGTCGATGCCGAGGTCTGTCGCACCGTCCGCCGCGCCGTGGGCGAGGGCTTCACCGTGATGCTCGACTCGACCTGGGCCTACCAGTACCCGGAGGCCCTCCGCGTGGGCAAGGTCGTCGAGGAGCTCGGCTTCCACTGGTACGAGGACCCGCTCGCCGATGACGATCTGCTGAGCTACGTCAAGCTCAAGCAGCACCTCGCCATCCCGATCCTGGCCACCGAGTACTCGCCGGGCGGGCTCACCGCCTACGCGCCGTGGCTCGTTCACCAGGCCACGGACTATCTCCGCGGCGACGTGGCCGTGAAGGGGGGCATCACCGCCCTCGTGAAGGCCGCGCATCTCGCCGAGGCCTTCCACATGAACTTCGAGATCCACCACGGCGGCAACTCCCTCAACAACGTGGCCAACCTCCACGTGACCATGGCCATCGGGAACTGCGAGTTCTTCGAGGTGCTCCTGCCCGCGGGGGCCCAGAAGTACGGGCTCGCCGAAGACATCGAGATCGACAAGGGGGGGCTGGTCCACGCCTTCAAGGGCCCCGGGCTCGGCGCCGTCATCGACTTCGGCCTCATCGAGCGGAAGAAGATCGCCGTTCTGACCTGA
- a CDS encoding NAD(P)-dependent oxidoreductase: protein MTLGFVGLGAMGGRMAKRLLDARLPLVGYNRTAAKAQGLVDAGMHLAKSPREVAEQADVIFTMVTDSAALEAVTSGPDGILAGLGPGKIYVEMSTVSPDLTRRLGGEVAARGAAMLDAPVSGSAITLEAGQLAFMVGGEPSVLERVRPYLLAIGPTITHVGPLGLAVTMKIAVNLGLAVQMLAFSEAVLLAEKAGIARERAVEALMKSVVASPMVKYRGPFVLGMPAEALFDVNMMQKDLRLALDLAHTSGVTMPSTTLTHEVLNMARGLGLAQYDFAVMFDALANLSGLPPSKKE from the coding sequence GTGACGCTTGGCTTTGTCGGGCTGGGCGCCATGGGCGGACGGATGGCCAAGCGGCTGCTCGACGCCCGCTTGCCCCTCGTGGGCTACAACCGCACCGCCGCCAAGGCCCAGGGGCTCGTGGATGCCGGCATGCACCTCGCGAAATCCCCGCGCGAGGTGGCGGAACAAGCGGACGTGATCTTCACCATGGTCACCGACTCGGCGGCGCTCGAGGCGGTGACGAGCGGGCCCGATGGGATTCTGGCCGGCCTCGGGCCGGGCAAGATCTATGTCGAGATGAGCACGGTCAGCCCAGATCTGACGCGCCGGCTCGGTGGCGAGGTTGCCGCGCGCGGGGCGGCCATGCTCGATGCCCCGGTGTCAGGCAGCGCCATCACTCTGGAGGCCGGCCAGCTCGCCTTCATGGTCGGCGGCGAGCCGTCCGTCCTCGAGCGCGTGCGCCCCTATCTCCTCGCCATCGGCCCGACCATCACCCATGTGGGCCCGCTGGGCCTTGCCGTGACCATGAAGATCGCCGTCAATCTCGGGCTGGCCGTCCAGATGCTCGCCTTCTCTGAAGCCGTCTTGCTCGCCGAGAAGGCCGGCATCGCGCGCGAGCGGGCCGTCGAGGCGCTCATGAAGAGCGTGGTCGCCTCGCCAATGGTCAAGTACCGCGGTCCCTTCGTTCTCGGCATGCCCGCCGAGGCGCTCTTCGACGTCAACATGATGCAGAAGGACTTGCGCCTGGCCCTCGACCTCGCCCACACCTCCGGCGTGACCATGCCCTCGACGACCCTCACCCACGAGGTGCTCAACATGGCGCGTGGTCTCGGACTCGCTCAGTACGACTTCGCGGTGATGTTCGACGCGCTGGCGAATCTTTCCGGCCTCCCCCCGAGCAAGAAGGAATGA
- a CDS encoding ABC transporter ATP-binding protein produces MLRVEDLEVAYGKIQALWGVTFEISEGEIVALVGANGAGKTTTLKTLSGLLRPQRGQMSLDERRLDHLSPAEIVELGLVHVPEGRKLFPEMTVLDNLLIGGYPRTARPERPRRLEEVFAIFPTLAERRRQLAGTLSGGEQQMVAIGRGLMAGPRLLMLDEPSLGLAPIMVEEMFRVIGDINRAGVTVLLVEQNIEHALALAHRGFVLESGRMVLSGTGQDLLASARVREAYLGL; encoded by the coding sequence ATGCTGCGTGTGGAAGACCTCGAGGTCGCCTATGGCAAGATCCAAGCGCTCTGGGGTGTGACGTTCGAGATTTCGGAAGGTGAGATCGTCGCCCTGGTGGGCGCAAACGGCGCCGGCAAGACCACCACGCTCAAGACTCTCTCCGGCCTCCTTCGCCCCCAGAGGGGGCAGATGTCCCTGGACGAGCGCCGGCTCGACCACCTCTCCCCCGCGGAAATCGTGGAGCTGGGCCTCGTGCACGTGCCGGAGGGGCGGAAGCTCTTCCCCGAGATGACCGTGCTCGACAACCTCCTGATCGGGGGTTACCCGCGCACGGCCCGGCCCGAGCGCCCTCGCCGGCTCGAGGAGGTCTTCGCGATCTTCCCGACGCTGGCCGAGCGCCGCCGACAGCTCGCGGGCACCCTCTCGGGCGGCGAGCAGCAGATGGTCGCCATCGGCCGAGGACTCATGGCCGGCCCTCGCCTCCTCATGCTCGACGAGCCATCGCTCGGGCTCGCCCCCATCATGGTCGAGGAGATGTTCCGCGTGATCGGAGACATCAACCGGGCCGGCGTGACGGTGCTTCTGGTCGAGCAGAACATCGAGCATGCCCTTGCTCTTGCCCACCGGGGCTTCGTCCTCGAGTCGGGCCGGATGGTCCTGTCAGGGACGGGTCAGGATCTGCTGGCGAGCGCGCGTGTGCGCGAAGCCTATCTCGGGCTCTGA
- a CDS encoding ABC transporter permease has translation MATLGGFVNKTFLADPITMVLSGWRLLVLHGFYVDIGVTIWRVVGGFVIATVIGVPLGAAMGAYKPIEAFFEPFISFARYLPASGFIPLLILWAGIGEKEKLAVIFIGSFFQIVLMVAVIVGSTRRDLVEAAYTLGASAGGIVRRVLLPSSAPDIAESLRLVLGWAWTYVIVAELIGASSGIGHMITDSQALLDTGQIIFGIVVIGVIGLVSDYLFKTLNQRLFPWSLA, from the coding sequence GTGGCCACCCTCGGCGGCTTCGTCAACAAGACCTTCCTGGCCGACCCGATCACCATGGTCCTCTCGGGCTGGCGGCTCCTCGTCCTCCACGGCTTCTATGTCGACATCGGCGTCACCATCTGGCGCGTGGTGGGGGGCTTCGTCATCGCCACCGTCATCGGCGTGCCCCTGGGCGCGGCGATGGGCGCCTACAAGCCGATCGAGGCTTTCTTCGAGCCCTTCATCTCCTTCGCGCGCTACCTGCCCGCCTCGGGCTTCATCCCGCTCCTCATCCTCTGGGCGGGCATCGGCGAGAAGGAAAAGCTCGCCGTCATCTTCATCGGCTCGTTCTTTCAGATCGTGCTCATGGTCGCCGTCATCGTGGGCTCGACCCGGCGCGACCTCGTCGAGGCCGCCTACACCCTGGGGGCGAGCGCGGGGGGCATCGTCCGGCGCGTGCTCCTGCCCTCGAGCGCGCCGGACATCGCCGAGTCGCTGCGCCTGGTCCTCGGCTGGGCGTGGACCTATGTCATCGTGGCCGAGCTGATCGGGGCCTCCAGCGGCATCGGACACATGATCACCGACAGCCAGGCCCTGCTCGACACGGGCCAGATCATCTTCGGCATCGTGGTCATCGGCGTGATCGGGCTCGTCTCGGACTACCTCTTCAAGACGCTGAACCAGCGGCTGTTCCCCTGGAGCCTGGCCTGA
- a CDS encoding ABC transporter substrate-binding protein has protein sequence MRSVTCLIAGLLALAGVALAPAQDLPKVTVAMSGWTGFAPLSLAEKTGIFKKNGVDVTIKFIPQKDRHLAIASGDVQCAATTVETWILWNANGVATRQVVQLDKSYGADGMVVRNNIARIADLKGKTVAASAPGTAPYFTLAWMLKKNGLSVKDVTIATLEPGPAAQAFIAGQNDAAMTYEPYLSGVRDKPEAGKIIATTLDYPMVMDTFGCTPKFIQENPKLVQSMVDSYFEAVELIGREPKKSFEIMGAVVKQTGEQFEKSQSYLRWQNREANRKFFAGEIQAFSKEATDLLLELGIIKTQPDIALTIDTRFIK, from the coding sequence ATGCGCTCCGTCACATGCCTCATCGCGGGACTCCTCGCCCTCGCGGGTGTCGCCCTCGCTCCCGCTCAAGATCTGCCCAAGGTCACTGTGGCCATGAGTGGGTGGACGGGCTTCGCCCCGCTGTCCCTCGCGGAGAAAACCGGTATCTTCAAGAAGAACGGCGTCGACGTCACCATCAAGTTCATCCCGCAGAAGGACCGCCATCTGGCCATCGCCTCGGGCGACGTGCAGTGCGCGGCGACCACGGTGGAGACGTGGATCCTCTGGAACGCCAACGGCGTGGCCACCCGGCAGGTCGTCCAGCTCGACAAGTCGTACGGGGCGGACGGCATGGTGGTGCGCAACAACATCGCCAGGATCGCGGACCTCAAGGGCAAGACGGTGGCCGCATCGGCCCCGGGGACGGCACCCTACTTCACGCTCGCCTGGATGCTCAAGAAGAACGGGCTCTCCGTCAAGGACGTGACCATCGCCACCCTCGAGCCCGGCCCCGCCGCCCAGGCTTTCATCGCGGGGCAGAACGACGCGGCCATGACCTACGAGCCGTATCTCTCCGGCGTCCGCGACAAGCCAGAGGCGGGCAAGATCATCGCGACCACCCTCGACTATCCGATGGTCATGGACACCTTCGGCTGCACCCCGAAGTTCATCCAGGAGAACCCCAAGCTCGTCCAGAGCATGGTGGACAGCTACTTCGAGGCCGTCGAGCTGATCGGGCGCGAGCCGAAGAAGAGCTTCGAGATCATGGGCGCCGTGGTCAAGCAGACGGGCGAGCAGTTCGAGAAGTCGCAGTCGTATCTCCGCTGGCAGAACCGCGAGGCCAACCGCAAGTTCTTCGCGGGAGAGATCCAGGCCTTCAGCAAGGAGGCCACCGACCTGCTCCTCGAGCTCGGCATCATCAAGACGCAGCCGGACATCGCCTTGACCATCGACACGCGCTTCATCAAGTGA